The Amycolatopsis umgeniensis DNA segment CGCGAACTGGTCTCCGCCCCAGACGTCGTCGACCAGCAGGTCGATCCGGCCGTCCACTTCGGACTCGATCCGCGCCCTCAGCGCGTCCACATCGGACACTTCGGTGAAGTCGGTGCGGACCGGGATCCCCCGGCCACCCGCCGCGTCGACGAGCTCCGCGGTGTCCTCGATCGTCTCCGACCGCTTCATCGGCGACTGCCGGTCCCGGGTCGTACGGCCGGTGACGAACACCGTCCAGCCGAGCCTGCCCAGCTCCACCGCGATCGCCCGGCCGCATCCCCGCGTCGCCCCCGTGACGACGGCCACTTTCCGGGTCCATTCAGGACACTCCTTTCCACGCGGTCAGCACCGCGTCCACGTCTTGCCCCATTCGGTCGACGATCCGGCCCTTCGGCCGGATCGACCAATCCAGCGCGGCCCCGTTCGCCACCCCCAGCAGCACGCGCGCCGCCCGGACGACACCCGGGGCACCCGGGGCACCCGGGAGGTCACGCGCCGCGACGCGCATCAGCCGTCGTAATTCCGCTTCCACGGCGGTGAAGTGATCACCCAGCAGGGCACGCAGTTCCGGATCCCCGAGGTCCACTCCGAGCTGTCCGAGATGGTTCGCCGCGGTTTCCGCCGTCCCCAAGCCCTCGTAGATCACGACGACCGCCGCGCGCAGGGCCTCCACGGGATCGGCCAGCTCGCCGCAGTCCCGCATCAGC contains these protein-coding regions:
- a CDS encoding TetR/AcrR family transcriptional regulator, which translates into the protein MARPRTITDERLLEAAGTVIGRVGPGFTLAQVAAEAGVAVGTVAQRFGSKNGLLQALSRLNTESVVGLMRDCGELADPVEALRAAVVVIYEGLGTAETAANHLGQLGVDLGDPELRALLGDHFTAVEAELRRLMRVAARDLPGAPGAPGVVRAARVLLGVANGAALDWSIRPKGRIVDRMGQDVDAVLTAWKGVS